A genomic window from Cucumis melo cultivar AY chromosome 8, USDA_Cmelo_AY_1.0, whole genome shotgun sequence includes:
- the LOC127150699 gene encoding uncharacterized protein LOC127150699 codes for MASNGNMLQPQLPRFSGKNFNQWSIQMKVLHGSQELWDIVERGYTEVENQSELTNQQLVELRENRKKDKKALFFIYQAVDEFIFERISTATSAKAAWDILRSTYQGEDKVKMIRLQALRSEFDCIKMKETETIEEFFNRILVIVNSLRSNGEEVGDQRVVEKILRSMPRKFEHIVVAIEESKDLSTLSINSLMGSLQSHELRLKQFDVNPEEGFQMQTSFRGGSHGRRGGHGRRGGGRNYDNRSGANS; via the coding sequence ATGGCTTCAAATGGTAACATGTTGCAACCCCAACTTCCAAGGTTTAGCGGAAAGAATTTTAATCAATGGAGTATTCAAATGAAAGTGTTACATGGCTCTCAAGAATTGTGGGATATAGTTGAAAGAGGATACACTGAAGTTGAGAATCAGAGTGAGCTCACAAATCAACAACTTGTTGAGTTAAGAGAAAATCGTAAGAAAGACAAAAAGGCTTTATTCTTCATTTATCAAGCTGTTGATGAATTTATTTTCGAGAGAATTTCAACAGCTACTTCTGCAAAGGCGGCTTGGGATATTCTAAGATCTACCTATCAAGGAGAAGATAAGGTAAAGATGATAAGGTTACAAGCTCTCAGATCCGAATTTGATTgcattaaaatgaaagaaactgaAACTATTGAAGAATTTTTCAATCGTATTCTTGTAATTGTCAATAGTTTAAGATCAAATGGTGAAGAAGTAGGCGATCAAAGAGTTGTTGAAAAGATTCTTAGAAGTATGCCAAGAAAATTTGAGCATATCGTCGTTGCAATTGAAGAATCGAAAGACTTATCTACGTTGTCTATAAATAGCTTGATGGGTTCTCTTCAATCCCATGAGCTAAGATTAAAACAATTTGATGTTAACCCCGAGGAAGGTTTTCAAATGCAAACTTCATTTAGAGGCGGTTCACATGGAAGACGTGGTGGTCATGGAAGACGAGGAGGTGGAAGAAACTATGATAATAGAAGCGGTGCAAATTCTTAA